The following are encoded in a window of Anopheles stephensi strain Indian chromosome X, UCI_ANSTEP_V1.0, whole genome shotgun sequence genomic DNA:
- the LOC118512722 gene encoding trypsin II-P29-like, with protein sequence MIKIWPVKFSVVYVLFVYCAISKFIIAHESRIVGGSTVKEMEIKYQVSIRSKLSDQSAFGRGHICGGSLITTNTVLTAAHCLVDSRDFARLASYFRVVGGSIYRNIQTENTFISDVKKIVIHNKYNSKGFLNDVGVMLLMNTVGKNHPTLQPVATTVNVPLNGTRCIASGWGSIYFDGPSTDILKAINISVISKEQCNSASSYAGSIVQGMICAGNMSGGEDACQGDSGGPLVCNGLLAGIVSHGVDCARPGFPGVYSDVAYYRDWIQKNDSSVIQISMFTTFLRIFYIAMLCIVSYNLYT encoded by the exons atgattaaaatctGGCCAGTTAAATTCAGTGTCGTGTATGTGCTTTTTGTGTACTGTGCCATTAGCAAATTTATCATTGCTCATGAGTCACGCATTGTCGGGGGCAGTACAgtaaaggaaatggaaataaagtaTCAG gtGTCTATACGATCAAAATTATCTGATCAGAGCGCCTTTGGTAGAGGCCACATTTGCGGTGGAAGTTTGATCACTACTAATACTGTTTTGACAGCTGCTCACTGTTTAGTGGATTCAAGAGACTTTGCACGACTAGCTAGCTATTTTCGTGTTGTAGGAGGCAGTATTTATCGGAACATCCAAACAGAAAATACTTTCATTTCtgatgttaaaaaaattgtaattcATAACAAGTATAACTCAAAAGGATTTCTCAACGACGTAGGCGTGATGCTG TTGATGAATACCGTTGGCAAAAATCATCCGACTCTACAACCTGTAGCAACTACCGTTAATGTTCCTTTGAATGGTACTCGCTGTATAGCGAGTGGTTGGGGAAGTATATATTTC gATGGTCCGTCAACTGATATATTGAAAGCGATTAATATATCTGTAATATCCAAAGAGCAATGTAACAGTGCTTCGAGTTACGCAGGTTCTATTGTTCAAGGTATGATCTGTGCCGGAAATATGTCAGGAGGTGAAGATGCATGTCAAGGTGACTCTGGTGGACCACTTGTTTGCAATGGACTTCTCGCAGGTATAGTTTCACATGGTGTTGATTGTGCGCGTCCTGGTTTTCCTGGTGTATATAGCGATGTTGCCTACTATCGTGACTGGATTCAAAAAAATGATTCTTCTGTGATTCAAATTTCCATGTTCACAACATTTTTAAGAATATTTTATATTGCAATGTTATGTATAGTCAGTTACAATCTTTACACATAA